One region of Mycolicibacterium rhodesiae NBB3 genomic DNA includes:
- a CDS encoding amidohydrolase family protein encodes MSLIALEEHYAWDPASEGNVVATWLRANNGVAYDRLYDRGPLRIEQMDAAGIDFQILSLFDPGVQDEVDAVRAVDLARRANDDLAESVRANPSRFGGFATLATQQPDAAVAEFDRAVTELGLVGGLINGHCQGRYLDDPAYEALFSRAEALGAPIYLHPTTPHPAVMDAWFAPYVGDGLHLASWGFAAETGTHVLRLIYSGLFDKFPRLQMIIGHLGEMLPFAAYRIDRYYGLGGGGTGHTLQHLPSDYLRNNFHVTTSGNFCSPALDCTLDVMGADRVMFSVDYPMDDNQTGADFLASYPMDDTNRRKVASENALRLFGDRIPAALRN; translated from the coding sequence ATGTCCCTGATCGCGCTCGAAGAGCACTATGCCTGGGATCCGGCCAGTGAAGGCAACGTTGTGGCCACCTGGCTGCGTGCCAACAACGGCGTCGCCTACGACCGCCTCTACGACCGGGGCCCGCTTCGAATCGAGCAGATGGACGCGGCAGGTATCGATTTCCAGATCCTGTCGCTGTTCGACCCCGGTGTGCAGGACGAGGTCGACGCCGTGCGTGCGGTGGACCTCGCGCGCCGCGCCAACGACGACCTCGCCGAGTCGGTGCGGGCGAATCCGAGCAGATTCGGTGGCTTCGCGACGCTTGCGACGCAGCAGCCGGATGCGGCAGTCGCTGAATTCGACCGTGCGGTAACCGAATTAGGTCTGGTCGGTGGTTTGATCAACGGACATTGCCAGGGTCGCTATCTCGACGACCCGGCATACGAGGCCCTGTTTTCCCGGGCTGAAGCGTTGGGTGCCCCGATCTACCTTCACCCGACGACGCCGCATCCCGCCGTGATGGACGCGTGGTTCGCACCTTATGTCGGAGACGGTCTGCATCTCGCGTCGTGGGGGTTCGCCGCCGAGACGGGTACACATGTGTTGCGGTTGATCTACTCGGGGCTGTTCGACAAGTTTCCTCGATTACAGATGATCATCGGTCACCTCGGCGAAATGCTTCCGTTCGCCGCGTACCGGATCGACCGCTATTACGGACTGGGCGGCGGTGGAACGGGACATACGTTGCAGCATCTGCCCTCGGACTACCTGCGCAACAACTTTCACGTCACCACGAGCGGAAACTTCTGCTCGCCGGCCTTGGACTGCACGCTCGATGTGATGGGTGCCGATCGGGTGATGTTCTCGGTCGATTACCCGATGGACGACAACCAGACCGGTGCGGACTTCCTGGCGTCGTACCCTATGGACGATACGAACCGCCGGAAGGTGGCCTCCGAGAACGCGTTACGACTTTTCGGAGATCGTATTCCCGCCGCTCTGCGCAACTGA
- a CDS encoding dihydrofolate reductase family protein: MGKLIYGFNVSVDGYIADAQGNIDWSDPSEELHQYWNDFAAEVAVSCYGRRLYDLMSSYWPTADEAPDATPFIVDFARTWRDMPKVVFSRTLESVDWNSRLERGDPVEVVTKLKAETDGTLELAGATLAAPIVQAGLVDEYRIVVTPTAVGGGTPFFPPLPSWISLRLLENRSFPEGTVLLRYEPRHD; this comes from the coding sequence ATGGGCAAACTCATCTATGGATTCAACGTGTCGGTGGACGGGTACATCGCCGATGCACAGGGCAACATCGACTGGTCCGATCCGAGCGAAGAACTGCACCAGTATTGGAACGACTTCGCGGCGGAGGTTGCCGTGTCGTGCTACGGCCGGCGGCTCTACGACCTGATGTCCTCGTACTGGCCGACGGCCGACGAGGCGCCCGATGCCACCCCATTCATCGTTGACTTCGCTCGAACCTGGCGTGACATGCCCAAAGTCGTGTTCTCCCGCACCCTGGAGTCCGTCGACTGGAACTCGCGCCTGGAACGCGGCGACCCGGTCGAGGTGGTGACGAAGCTGAAAGCCGAAACCGACGGCACACTGGAACTGGCCGGCGCGACGCTCGCCGCACCGATCGTGCAGGCCGGTCTGGTGGACGAGTACCGGATCGTGGTCACGCCCACCGCCGTGGGCGGCGGCACGCCGTTCTTCCCGCCTCTGCCGTCATGGATCTCGCTGCGATTGTTGGAGAACCGCAGCTTCCCGGAGGGCACGGTCCTGCTGCGTTACGAGCCGCGACACGACTGA